A genome region from Thermoanaerobacterium xylanolyticum LX-11 includes the following:
- the leuD gene encoding 3-isopropylmalate dehydratase small subunit — protein MEGKAIKYGDNVDTDVIIPARFLNTSDPKELAAHCMEDLDKSFKDRVKPGDIMVAGDNFGCGSSREHAPIAIKESGISCVIAKSFARIFYRNAINIGLPILECPEAASSIEDGDIVSVDFETGVIKDITKGIEFKSQPFPEFIKRIIECGGLVNYVKEKVV, from the coding sequence TTGGAAGGAAAGGCAATAAAGTACGGTGATAATGTGGATACGGATGTAATAATACCTGCAAGGTTTTTAAATACATCTGATCCAAAAGAACTTGCTGCCCATTGCATGGAAGATTTAGATAAAAGCTTTAAAGATAGAGTCAAACCTGGAGATATAATGGTTGCGGGGGACAATTTTGGTTGCGGTTCGTCAAGAGAACATGCACCTATAGCCATAAAGGAGTCTGGTATATCTTGTGTCATCGCAAAGTCGTTTGCCAGAATATTTTACAGAAATGCCATAAATATAGGATTGCCTATATTAGAATGTCCTGAAGCGGCGTCTTCAATAGAAGACGGTGATATTGTTTCAGTTGATTTTGAGACGGGTGTCATAAAAGACATAACTAAAGGTATCGAGTTTAAATCGCAGCCATTTCCTGAGTTTATAAAGAGGATAATCGAATGTGGCGGCCTTGTAAACTACGTAAAGGAAAAGGTGGTATAG